CCCAATAAAATAAAAAACCCTCCCAAAATAGGGAGGGCAACAAAAACCACAAAAAGCAACTACACAAAAATATCAACTCTGTTTTTATCAACACCTATGATCTCCCTACCTCGCCATCTAAAATCAAGCGTATAAATAACTACCGAATCAACCTTAGGATCAATAATTTGCATAAGCTTAAACTTCATCTCCATAAATTTGCCCTCTGTCAGCTCACCCTCAAAAACGGAATTCTGAACCCAATGAAGATACCTCCTCAAAAATTTGCAAACCTTGGAAACACGCTTTTGTTCAACATCATAGACAACTATGTAATACATGGCTTAAAAATAAATTTTAATTGACTAAACCCACCAAACTTTAAACGGCTTATACTCCTCATCGCCGAATAGATGCTTAATTAACTTATAACATTCCAATCGTATCAGACCCTTGTAAGATATATTCCGACCAAGAGTTCTATGCTTGACCGTGCTTTCAACAAAATCATTAAGCTCCCTGACAAAAACTTTTCTTCCCTCTTCATTCAAATAGCAATAATTCAACTCACTGACGAAATGTTCCTCCCTTATTTGCCCACGATTTATAAGCTTAAAGATCAATCTGTCCACGATAACAGGTTTAAAAACTTCA
The Candidatus Thermokryptus mobilis genome window above contains:
- the cas2 gene encoding CRISPR-associated endonuclease Cas2, which gives rise to MYYIVVYDVEQKRVSKVCKFLRRYLHWVQNSVFEGELTEGKFMEMKFKLMQIIDPKVDSVVIYTLDFRWRGREIIGVDKNRVDIFV